A genomic segment from Streptomyces sp. NBC_00654 encodes:
- a CDS encoding NACHT domain-containing NTPase — protein sequence MNGSTDPRQPDRTGPGPVRPDGDRSVHVRDNYGVISTGDNAHVFIEAPAPPAENSVAGKANLLADRVSDFLKREEEQLRLWDPVPLPLRCRPVPRTLADGRNSGPGPWAGAEAVLPLDLEGPLEDLAVVYEGTRPGRLLVLGRAGSGKTILIRRFAKARLEARTPTGEAPVPVIFSLGSWNPATTPLRDWLIDRLERDYPFLAGASPDGSTTWAEALIGADRVLAILDGFDEIADGLHKDALRDLTTTTVPLLMTSRRPELEDAVKTPMFFAGIELTDLTLDDSVDYLMPTSVTARRTDAGTTAPTGWEYVLNRLRLHPDEPACANLSAVLTTPLMVTLARTVYSSGRDPARLLTDKELSTREALEDHLLDNFVPTAYARFLSHRPDTERRPWRSERAQHWLGYLATHLKQLDTHDIEWWRLGTAMSLPSRMLVSGITTGLATGTVLGLAPGFATLRETAFNLLLHVLGIGLAFGLVHGVMSKLRVGGAFEPSRMRIRIRGGSKRVKENLLPRIFGGLAGGLVFGVVYGFGLAVYFTALGHPWFVALLIFGEWSLVGLGIGLGAGLTLGLMTGVEALIETKSSVSPSDLLNTNRTTVLAQVLAMGLTVGLGYGTVVATINNLTLGVASGIVTGVMVAIGACTLTAWGRWVVLVRIWLPLTGRLPRAVNAFLDDAYERGVLRRAGAVYQFRHARLRDRLAEAHGQHKMPTTATGDR from the coding sequence GTGAACGGCAGTACCGACCCGCGGCAGCCTGACCGCACCGGACCCGGACCCGTCCGGCCGGACGGCGACAGGTCGGTCCATGTGCGCGACAACTACGGCGTCATCAGCACCGGCGACAACGCACACGTGTTCATCGAAGCCCCGGCTCCGCCCGCCGAGAACTCGGTGGCCGGGAAGGCCAATCTGCTCGCGGACAGGGTCAGCGACTTCCTGAAGCGCGAGGAGGAGCAACTGCGGTTGTGGGATCCGGTCCCGCTGCCGTTGCGCTGTCGGCCGGTGCCACGGACGTTGGCCGACGGCCGGAACAGCGGTCCCGGTCCCTGGGCCGGGGCGGAGGCTGTGCTTCCACTGGATCTGGAGGGTCCATTGGAGGATCTCGCGGTCGTTTACGAGGGGACGAGGCCCGGCAGGCTTCTGGTGCTGGGCCGGGCGGGTTCGGGGAAGACCATTCTGATCCGGCGTTTCGCGAAGGCCCGGCTGGAGGCCCGCACGCCGACCGGCGAGGCTCCGGTACCGGTGATCTTCAGCCTGGGCTCGTGGAATCCGGCCACCACCCCCTTGCGGGACTGGCTGATCGACCGATTGGAGCGGGACTATCCCTTTCTGGCCGGGGCCAGCCCCGACGGGTCGACGACGTGGGCCGAAGCGCTGATCGGCGCCGACCGCGTTCTGGCGATCCTGGACGGATTCGACGAGATCGCCGACGGCCTGCACAAGGACGCGCTGCGGGATCTCACGACCACCACCGTGCCGTTGCTGATGACGAGCCGCCGCCCCGAACTCGAAGACGCCGTGAAGACACCCATGTTCTTCGCCGGTATCGAACTGACCGACCTCACCCTCGACGACTCCGTCGACTACCTGATGCCGACGTCCGTCACAGCCCGCCGCACCGATGCGGGCACCACCGCCCCGACCGGGTGGGAGTACGTCCTGAACAGGCTGCGCCTCCACCCCGACGAACCGGCCTGCGCCAACCTTTCCGCAGTGCTGACCACTCCACTGATGGTCACGCTCGCCCGCACCGTCTACTCCTCCGGCCGCGATCCGGCGCGGCTGCTGACGGACAAGGAGCTCAGCACCCGCGAAGCCCTTGAGGACCACCTCCTGGACAACTTCGTCCCCACCGCGTACGCCCGCTTCCTCAGCCACCGGCCTGACACGGAACGTCGGCCCTGGCGCTCCGAACGCGCACAGCACTGGCTCGGATACCTCGCCACACACCTGAAGCAACTCGACACCCACGACATCGAGTGGTGGCGGCTGGGAACGGCCATGAGTCTTCCTTCGCGCATGCTCGTCTCCGGGATCACGACCGGGCTCGCGACAGGTACCGTGCTCGGACTCGCCCCCGGGTTTGCGACACTTCGAGAAACAGCCTTCAATCTGCTGCTGCATGTGCTGGGAATCGGACTGGCCTTCGGTCTTGTACACGGAGTCATGTCGAAACTCAGGGTCGGCGGCGCATTCGAACCGTCGCGCATGCGCATACGCATCCGCGGCGGCTCGAAGAGGGTGAAAGAGAATCTTCTCCCCAGAATCTTCGGTGGACTCGCGGGTGGCCTGGTGTTCGGGGTCGTGTACGGCTTCGGACTCGCGGTCTACTTCACCGCTCTGGGCCATCCCTGGTTCGTGGCTTTACTGATCTTCGGGGAATGGTCCCTGGTCGGGCTCGGGATCGGGCTGGGAGCCGGGCTCACACTCGGGCTCATGACCGGGGTCGAGGCGCTCATCGAGACGAAATCCTCGGTCAGCCCGTCGGACCTGCTGAACACGAACCGTACGACCGTGCTCGCCCAGGTTCTCGCGATGGGCCTGACGGTCGGTCTCGGGTACGGCACCGTCGTCGCGACCATCAACAATCTCACCCTTGGGGTGGCGAGTGGGATCGTGACGGGGGTCATGGTCGCCATCGGGGCCTGCACGTTGACCGCCTGGGGCCGGTGGGTCGTCCTGGTCCGCATATGGCTGCCCCTGACCGGGCGGCTTCCGCGGGCAGTGAACGCCTTTCTGGACGACGCCTACGAGCGAGGTGTGCTGCGTCGGGCCGGCGCGGTCTATCAGTTTCGCCACGCGCGGCTCCGGGATCGCCTGGCCGAGGCCCACGGGCAACACAAAATGCCGACGACAGCGACAGGAGACCGCTGA
- a CDS encoding aldo/keto reductase: MTGRLSFELPRLGIGTAPLGGLFEEVTEADAAATLKAAAREGITYFDTAPRYGHGQAEDRLGRLLAPAGVTAPLISTKTGWLLRPRPDGTPGEVVPDWTEAGIRRSLESSLDRLGRSSVDILYLHDADDFPDEVRRTAYPALRRLRDEGLVRAIGFGMNHSAPLAAYVAEFDVDVVLIAGRFSLLDHDALGALLPLCARTGTSVVVGGVFNTGLLAGPSPGAMFNYRPVPERELLRARRCRRLCAEFDVPLSAAAIQFPSLHPAVGSVIVGCRSAAEVTANAAGARCAVPPELWQRLAEEGFVPQELVPAPGLAEH, from the coding sequence ATGACCGGCCGGCTGTCCTTCGAGCTGCCCCGCCTGGGGATCGGCACCGCACCGCTGGGCGGCCTCTTCGAGGAGGTGACGGAGGCGGACGCCGCGGCCACGCTGAAGGCCGCGGCCCGCGAAGGGATCACGTACTTCGACACGGCACCGCGCTACGGGCACGGCCAGGCCGAGGACAGGCTCGGCCGCCTCCTGGCACCGGCAGGTGTCACCGCGCCGCTGATCTCCACGAAGACGGGCTGGCTGCTGCGGCCGCGGCCCGACGGGACGCCCGGCGAGGTGGTCCCGGACTGGACGGAGGCCGGTATCCGCAGGTCCTTGGAGTCGAGCCTGGACCGCCTGGGGCGGTCGTCCGTCGACATTCTCTATCTGCACGACGCGGACGACTTCCCGGACGAGGTCCGGCGCACGGCCTACCCGGCGCTGCGCCGGCTCCGGGACGAGGGACTGGTACGGGCGATCGGGTTCGGCATGAACCACAGTGCGCCGCTCGCCGCGTACGTGGCGGAGTTCGACGTGGACGTCGTGCTCATCGCGGGGCGGTTCTCGCTCCTTGACCATGACGCGCTCGGAGCGCTGCTGCCCCTGTGCGCGAGGACCGGCACCTCGGTCGTCGTCGGCGGGGTCTTCAACACCGGTCTGCTCGCGGGCCCCTCCCCCGGTGCGATGTTCAACTACCGCCCGGTCCCGGAGCGGGAACTGCTCCGCGCGCGGCGATGCAGACGACTATGTGCGGAGTTCGACGTTCCGCTCTCCGCGGCGGCCATCCAGTTCCCGTCGCTGCATCCGGCCGTCGGGTCGGTGATCGTGGGCTGCCGGTCGGCCGCGGAGGTCACGGCGAACGCGGCGGGGGCCCGCTGTGCTGTCCCGCCCGAACTGTGGCAGCGACTGGCCGAAGAGGGCTTCGTGCCGCAGGAGTTGGTGCCCGCCCCAGGGCTCGCGGAACATTGA
- a CDS encoding amidohydrolase produces MIDCHVHLWDPSAGFPWIRPGSAHHRAFGIDDLAASGPAPAVTGAILIEASRGDAGETLALREWSLRRPDLVAGYVANLHVHGDGGPHRFRALLNDLGDSRPNGMRLGGASWADTPESARALVPELAAAGMVLELNLGAGALRAAAGTATRYPGLTVVVDHLGNPPNLRADPGEWYRDLERAAAAPNVVVKVSGLLTQQHGVPPDRTADLVRRAVDALGPDRILIGSDWPICLPRGSRADSLELSVRGLDRLSDDQRETALHTNAVRVYGLRGRQP; encoded by the coding sequence ATGATCGACTGCCATGTGCACCTGTGGGACCCGTCGGCGGGGTTCCCCTGGATCCGCCCCGGGAGCGCACACCACAGGGCGTTCGGCATCGACGACCTGGCGGCCTCGGGGCCTGCCCCCGCCGTGACCGGGGCGATCCTGATCGAGGCGTCCCGCGGCGACGCCGGTGAGACGCTCGCCCTGCGCGAGTGGAGCCTTCGCCGCCCCGACCTCGTCGCGGGGTACGTGGCGAATCTGCACGTGCACGGCGACGGTGGCCCCCACCGCTTCCGCGCCCTGCTGAACGATCTCGGCGACAGTCGGCCGAACGGCATGCGCCTGGGCGGTGCGAGCTGGGCGGACACCCCGGAATCGGCCCGTGCGCTCGTCCCGGAACTGGCCGCGGCCGGGATGGTGCTGGAGCTCAATCTGGGTGCCGGGGCGCTGCGGGCGGCGGCCGGAACGGCCACCCGGTACCCCGGGCTCACCGTGGTCGTCGACCACCTCGGGAACCCGCCGAACCTCCGTGCGGACCCGGGAGAGTGGTATCGGGACCTGGAGCGGGCCGCTGCGGCGCCCAACGTGGTCGTCAAGGTCTCCGGCCTGCTCACCCAGCAGCACGGCGTGCCGCCCGACCGGACCGCCGACCTGGTCCGGCGTGCGGTGGACGCGCTCGGCCCCGACCGCATCCTCATCGGCTCCGACTGGCCGATCTGCCTGCCCCGCGGCAGCCGCGCCGATTCGCTCGAACTCTCCGTGCGCGGTCTCGACCGGCTGTCGGACGACCAGCGCGAGACGGCACTGCACACGAACGCCGTCCGTGTGTACGGGCTCCGGGGTCGGCAGCCGTAG